In uncultured Desulfuromonas sp., the genomic stretch AGCGCTAAAAAAACAGCAGATTCACGCCACATCGGCTTAGGAGGGGCCTATGCGCCTTTTCAATAAGACACCACAAGAAAAACAACTGAGGGACTCTTTGGAATTTCTCGGCGAAGTGGATGCGGCAACCTACCGCACCGGTCACCGTTTTGCCTATGTGTTGTCACTGATGATCGTTCTGTTGATAGTCATTTTTGTCCTGTGGGCTCATTTTACCGTGCTTGATGAAGTGACACGCGGTCAGGGCCAGGTGATCCCGTCACAACGGGTACAGATTATCCAGCATCTGGAAGGGGGGATCATCGAGCAAATTCTGGTGGAGGAGAACCAGATCATTGAAAAAGGGGATATCCTGGTACGGATTCGCAACACTGTGGCCGCCGGTCAATACCGAGATGCCTCCAACACCGCCTTGGAACATGAAGCGGCTATTGCCCGACTGACCGCAGAGGCGGAAAACGGTCCCCTTGAATTCCCCCAGCAGATTGAGCGGGAACATCCTGAGCTGGTCTCCGACCAACGGCGAATTTTTGAAGCACGGCAGGCTCAGATCAATCTCGAAATCAATGTGCTGGAATCGCAATACCAGCAGAAACAGCAGGAGATCCGTGAACTGTCCAGTCGCAAGAAAAAGCTGCAACAGGGCTTGAGTCTGGCGAACGAACAACTCGACATTGCTACGCCGCTGGTGGAGCAGGAGCTTTATCCCCGCGTCGACTATCTCAGCCTCAAGCGCGATGTGGCGAACATGCAGGGCGACCTCAACGTTGTTAATCTGACCATTCCACGCATCCGTGAATCCGCCCGCGA encodes the following:
- a CDS encoding HlyD family type I secretion periplasmic adaptor subunit, producing the protein MRLFNKTPQEKQLRDSLEFLGEVDAATYRTGHRFAYVLSLMIVLLIVIFVLWAHFTVLDEVTRGQGQVIPSQRVQIIQHLEGGIIEQILVEENQIIEKGDILVRIRNTVAAGQYRDASNTALEHEAAIARLTAEAENGPLEFPQQIEREHPELVSDQRRIFEARQAQINLEINVLESQYQQKQQEIRELSSRKKKLQQGLSLANEQLDIATPLVEQELYPRVDYLSLKRDVANMQGDLNVVNLTIPRIRESAREAQRRIAQRRAQYRTEVLNEISKRRMELISLREAISAGEDRVTRTDVRSPVRGTVKQLIVNTVGGVIRPGEPILEVVPLDDALLVEAQIRPADIAFLYPGQPAKIKLTAYDFSIYGGLDGYVEQISADTIVNEHQESFYRVKLRTKEKALTYKGTQLPIIPGMTASVDILTGKKSVLSYLLKPILKAKQTALRER